The Colias croceus chromosome 23, ilColCroc2.1 genome window below encodes:
- the LOC123702221 gene encoding uncharacterized protein LOC123702221, translating to MFLISLLLCLATSSGDSGVNFDFNYPNIKDDIYDQPVNMMAPKKTPHEKVAFETSTTEDPWAPFDFSKFDDYLAGARDDSDRNRVKRRAKNTRSFSSLNGPVLRERPHHYVYPEPVKDRIIEFTTSTRKPGILPETMNPGVIFRVRMSDAILRIKQRMYEDPERHIEADIIYTNLIKKVVMDEITKFHNLLLMYKTDKSIKEHLGECGGRIYKFISYMTIKVHIYCLFDALWIDGNPYVIGDEYSVTPVEVPPILQCDAAECNSVVFVDSITEPKDVEE from the exons ATGTTTTTGATATCATTG ctATTGTGTCTAGCGACATCTAGCGGCGACTCTGGTGTAAATTTTGACTTCAACTATCCCAAT ATAAAAGATGACATTTATGACCAACCTGTAAATATGATGGCACCCAAAAAGACGCCACACGAAAAg GTTGCCTTCGAAACTTCGACTACCGAAGATCCTTGGGCTCCATTTGACTTCTCCAAGTTTGACGACTATCTTGCAGGAGCGAGAGATGACTCAGATCGGAATAGAGTGAAAAGAAGAGCTAAG AACACAAGAAGCTTCAGCTCGCTCAACGGACCAGTACTGCGCGAACGACCTCATCACTACGTTTACCCCGAACCGGTAAAAGACAGAATCATTGAATTCACAACATCCACAAGAAAACCTGGCATCCTGCCAGAAACAATGAACCCCGGAGTCATATTCCGAGTACGAATGTCTGATGCTATACTAAGAATCAAACAGCGCATGTATGAAGACCCCGAACGGCATATAGAAGCTGATATCATATACACGAACTTGATAAAAAAGGTCGTCATGGATGAAATAACAAAGTTCCATAACTTACTACTAATGTATAAGACGGATAAGAGCATTAAAGAGCATTTGGGTGAATGCGGTGGTAGGATTTATAAGTTCATAAGTTATATGACGATAAAGGTGCatatatattgtttatttgatgCTCTGTGGATAGATGGTAACCCATATGTTATTGGTGACGAATATTCGGTCACGCCTGTTGAAGTGCCTCCGATATTACAGTGTGATGCAGCGGAATGCAATTCTGTAGTATTCGTCGATTCTATTACTGAACCTAAGGATGTTGAGGAATAA
- the LOC123702569 gene encoding uncharacterized protein LOC123702569 — protein sequence MQRRRGRGRRKGRRTTAAVTEDHELKNATTTDVPIARRVAGWDTQQLKRRKKKKKSPHINYDTYEPPSKDFESSFVEMPKDLYQAHLRPGVIFRIHMSEAILKMQYRNYGEDKDESVIEADVEYLRLTRKVINDEITKFEDLKWLISWFNNRSELIQEHTCNTRYYAVGIPPTMFTHSEEYMKRMCLFDNVYIDHIPYVIGEDGSLLASVAPPVLHCDAATCTSVPFIDSLMFDERFARTNVRTVTRCQASCRAHCRNDADCLKRCSDRCMRAD from the exons ATGCAGCGTCGACGCGGTCGCGGCAGGCGGAAGGGCAGGCGTACCACAGCAGCCGTAACTGAAGACCATGAG ctaaAAAATGCAACAACAACGGATGTGCCAATAGCTCGCAGAGTGGCCGGTTGGGACACGCAGCAGTTGAAGAGAaggaagaagaagaagaagagcCCGCATATCAATTATGATACTTATGAACCGCCGTCTAAG GATTTCGAGTCTTCCTTCGTAGAGATGCCAAAAGATTTGTACCAAGCCCACCTCAGACCCGGAGTTATCTTTAGAATACACATGTCCGAAGCAATTCTTAAAATGCAATACAGGAA TTACGGTGAGGACAAAGACGAATCGGTGATAGAAGCTGACGTGGAATACCTCCGACTCACCAGGAAAGTGATCAACGATGAGATCACCAAGTTTGAAGACCTCAAGTGGCTGATAAGCTGGTTTAATAACCGTAGCGAGTTGATACAGGAACATACTTGTAACACAAGATATTATGCTGTTG GTATTCCACCAACAATGTTCACGCACTCCGAAGAATACATGAAACGCATGTGCCTCTTTGACAACGTGTATATCGACCATATACCGTACGTTATTGGCGAGGATGGCTCCTTGCTAGCTAGTGTCGCGCCGCCCGTATTGCACTGTGATGCTGCTACATGTACTTCGGTACCGTTTATAGACAG CTTGATGTTCGACGAGCGTTTCGCGCGAACCAACGTTCGTACCGTGACGCGCTGTCAGGCGAGCTGCCGCGCGCACTGTCGTAACGACGCCGACTGCTTGAAGCGCTGCTCCGACCGCTGCATGCGAGCTGACTGA
- the LOC123702220 gene encoding uncharacterized protein LOC123702220 isoform X1, giving the protein MPKCSIVGCGSRKDENQKSLSLHRLPRSEYRKNKWLEAIGTENIKPNVKDIFICSIHFPESAFNRTMEVIRLREDAIPVCLPLHSHRPCVSQGEPVTSTVNKLDTTPVADVQNDSNMVPVEPQIPIMVMQSSAVNKADQFSLDIRNDSDLPCVSQGEPVTSTVNKLDPTPVADVQNDSNMVPVEPQMPIMVMQSSDVNKADQFSLVIRNDSDLLQVEHQVPIIAIQHIPSTSEVLEAKIKMLERKCGILTRKVRTLNEKVRRQKKKIDTFKSIIKDLKERN; this is encoded by the exons ATGCCAAAGTGCAGTATTGTGGGATGTGGCTCCAGAAAGGATGAAAACCAGAAAAGTTTGTCTTTGCACCG gttaccaagaagtgaatatagaaaaaataaatggttaGAAGCAATTGGAACTGAAAATATCAAGCCAAATGTAAAGGATATTTTCATATGTTCCATACATTTCCCTGAAAGTGCTTTCAATAGGACAATGGAAGTGATTCGTCTGCGCGAAGATGCTATACCAGTATGTCTGCCGCTGCATTCACACAGG CCTTGTGTCAGTCAAGGTGAACCTGTTACATCAACGGTGAATAAATTGGATACAACTCCTGTGGCAGACGTACAGAATGATTCAAATATG GTACCAGTTGAGCCTCAAATCCCTATTATGGTAATGCAATCGTCGGCTGTAAATAAAGCGGACCAATTTTCTTTGGACATACGGAATGATTCAGAtttg CCTTGTGTCAGTCAAGGTGAACCTGTTACATCAACGGTGAATAAATTGGATCCAACTCCTGTGGCAGACGTACAGAATGATTCaaatatg GTACCAGTTGAGCCTCAAATGCCTATTATGGTAATGCAATCGTCGGATGTAAATAAAGCGGACCAATTTTCTTTGGTCATACGGAATGATTCAGAtttg CTTCAAGTGGAACATCAAGTCCCTATTATAGCAATTCAGCATATTCCTAGTACATCAGAAGTTCTG gAAGCTAAAATCAAGATGTTAGAGCGGAAATGCGGCATTCTGACAAGAAAAGTTAGGACTTTAAATGAAAAAGTACGCAGacagaagaaaaaaattgatacTTTCAAAAGTATTATAAAGGATTTAAAAGAACGAAATTAA
- the LOC123702220 gene encoding uncharacterized protein LOC123702220 isoform X2 — protein MEVIRLREDAIPVCLPLHSHRPCVSQGEPVTSTVNKLDTTPVADVQNDSNMVPVEPQIPIMVMQSSAVNKADQFSLDIRNDSDLPCVSQGEPVTSTVNKLDPTPVADVQNDSNMVPVEPQMPIMVMQSSDVNKADQFSLVIRNDSDLLQVEHQVPIIAIQHIPSTSEVLEAKIKMLERKCGILTRKVRTLNEKVRRQKKKIDTFKSIIKDLKERN, from the exons ATGGAAGTGATTCGTCTGCGCGAAGATGCTATACCAGTATGTCTGCCGCTGCATTCACACAGG CCTTGTGTCAGTCAAGGTGAACCTGTTACATCAACGGTGAATAAATTGGATACAACTCCTGTGGCAGACGTACAGAATGATTCAAATATG GTACCAGTTGAGCCTCAAATCCCTATTATGGTAATGCAATCGTCGGCTGTAAATAAAGCGGACCAATTTTCTTTGGACATACGGAATGATTCAGAtttg CCTTGTGTCAGTCAAGGTGAACCTGTTACATCAACGGTGAATAAATTGGATCCAACTCCTGTGGCAGACGTACAGAATGATTCaaatatg GTACCAGTTGAGCCTCAAATGCCTATTATGGTAATGCAATCGTCGGATGTAAATAAAGCGGACCAATTTTCTTTGGTCATACGGAATGATTCAGAtttg CTTCAAGTGGAACATCAAGTCCCTATTATAGCAATTCAGCATATTCCTAGTACATCAGAAGTTCTG gAAGCTAAAATCAAGATGTTAGAGCGGAAATGCGGCATTCTGACAAGAAAAGTTAGGACTTTAAATGAAAAAGTACGCAGacagaagaaaaaaattgatacTTTCAAAAGTATTATAAAGGATTTAAAAGAACGAAATTAA
- the LOC123702218 gene encoding zinc finger protein 98-like, whose amino-acid sequence MCDVCGKLFSRRATITTHKLIHRPASFKCEHCSYCTSLKADLKEHMYTHSNVKHYKCKECPLSFKTASTLKHHVQVQHEKTPKYPCTKCDKGYYSLFRLQTHMDGHESIKRENNGVVVKSKTSCKKKYTRSWKERWSYCARCNIQFEAKDLLVAHKKEFHKNHKRKDSGYMCEVCGKLFSRRAAITTHKLIHRPASLKCEHCSYCTSLKSDLKKHMYTHSDVKHYKCKECPLSFKTASTLKHHVQVNHEKTPKYFCTKCDKGYYSMSRLQSHMDAHESIKRHQCDVCRTLFAKRTYLTKHILKQHGIILPKPRRGKRKINEVIENLCK is encoded by the exons ATGTGTGAC GTTTGCGGCAAACTATTTTCCCGCCGTGCAACTATAACCACGCACAAGCTTATCCATAGACCGGCGAGCTTCAAGTGCGAGCATTGCTCCTACTGCACGTCGCTCAAGGCCGATCTTAAGGAGCACATGTACACACATTCTA ACGTCAAACACTACAAGTGCAAAGAGTGCCCCCTCTCGTTCAAAACAGCATCAACATTGAAACATCATGTCCAGGTGCAGCACGAAAAAACACCCAAATATCCTTGCACTAAATGCGACAAGGGATATTACTCGTTGTTCAGATTACAAACTCACATGGATGGACATGAATCGATTAAACG CGAAAATAATGGGGTGGTTGTCAAATCAAAAACAtcatgcaaaaaaaaatatactcgGTCTTGGAAGGAAAGATGGAGCTACTGTGCAAGATGCAACATTCAATTTGAAGCAAAAGATCTCTTGGTTGCACATAAGAAGgagtttcataaaaatcataaaCGTAAAGATTCTGGGTATATGTGTGAG GTGTGCGGCAAACTATTTTCCCGCCGTGCAGCTATAACCACGCACAAGCTTATCCATAGACCGGCGAGCCTCAAGTGCGAGCATTGCTCCTACTGCACGTCGCTCAAGTCTGATCTGAAGAAGCACATGTACACACATTCTG ACGTCAAACACTACAAGTGCAAAGAGTGCCCCCTCTCGTTCAAAACAGCATCAACATTGAAACATCACGTCCAGGTGAATCACGAAAAAACACCCAAATATTTTTGCACTAAGTGCGACAAGGGATATTACTCCATGTCCAGATTACAAAGTCATATGGATGCACATGAATCGATTAAACG GCATCAATGTGACGTCTGTCGAACGTTGTTCGCAAAGCGCACTTATTTGACGAAGCATATATTGAAGCAGCATGGTATCATTCTGCCGAAACCAAGGCGCGGAAAACGGAAAATTAATGAAGTTATTGAAAATctctgtaaataa
- the LOC123702219 gene encoding zinc finger protein 626-like produces the protein MCLTNLSIAHNFKRTCILSEERLKNYLKIKIEKDYYEDIAILDDNIENDSLKQESEEVREICDRVEVRRSKRSISKNLNENKEVIVSKKKSYRKKSTEPRKLKKLKFRRLFCETCNIAFKTREQSEAHKKEFHKETSCICEFCGKVLPNRSAMYTHTRLHLPASHKCEHCSYCTPLKSDLKKHMYIIHTDIKLYQCSECPRSFKTSSNMKQHIIIHHKQIRKYACTMCDKRFYDSSKLQRHTDSHNSVRRHKCDICQAQFTRRCHWKRHLSKQHDIIIPRQRPGRQKMNAVIEKFCTNNNKNV, from the exons ATGTGCCTCACAAATCTGTCCATTGCACACAATTTCAAAAGAACATGCATATTGAGTGAGGAGAGATtgaagaattatttaaaaattaaaatagaaaaagatTATTATGAAGATATAGCAATATTAGATGATAATATAGAAAATGATAGTTTAAAACAAGAGTCGGAAGAAGTAAGAGAGATTTGTGATAGAGTAGAAGTGAGAAGGAGTAAACGGAGTATATCTAAAAATTTGAA TGAAAACAAAGAAGTGATTGTGTCTAAAAAGAAGTCATACCGCAAAAAGAGCACAGAGCCtcggaaattaaaaaaattaaaattcagaaGACTATTCTGCGAAACATGCAATATTGCGTTTAAAACGAGAGAGCAGTCGGAGGCACATAAAAAAGAGTTCCATAAAGAAACGTCTTGTATTTGTGAG TTCTGCGGCAAAGTGTTACCAAACCGCTCGGCCATGTACACGCACACCCGGCTCCACTTGCCCGCGAGCCACAAGTGCGAGCATTGCTCCTACTGCACGCCGCTCAAGTCCGATCTGAAGAAGCacatgtatattatacatactg ACATCAAACTCTACCAATGCAGCGAGTGCCCACGCTCGTTCAAAACATCATCAAATATGAAACAGCACATCATAATACACCATAAACAGATACGCAAATATGCTTGCACAATGTGCGACAAGAGATTTTATGATTCCTCGAAACTACAGAGACACACGGATTCACATAATTCAGTTAGACG GCATAAATGTGACATTTGTCAAGCGCAATTCACGCGGCGCTGTCATTGGAAGCGACATCTGTCGAAACAGcatgatattataattccGAGACAGAGACCGGGAAGACAGAAGATGAATGcagttattgaaaaattttgtacgaataacaataaaaatgtatga